In Eriocheir sinensis breed Jianghai 21 chromosome 12, ASM2467909v1, whole genome shotgun sequence, the following proteins share a genomic window:
- the LOC126997271 gene encoding glutamic acid-rich protein-like, protein MKAPVVIVGSFLVVVMVSAVANAAPYSEDLDVPDYFDDFDDDEGYRKRREAADEDDEDEGYDEDEDDEEDDGFIRKKRQAVDEDDYEDDEDDEEDDDLVRKKRRAEDEDDEDEGYDEDEDDEEDDDFVRKKRQAVDEDDYEDDEDDEEDDDFVRKKRQAEDEDDYEDDEDDEEDDDFVRKKRQAEDEDDYEDDEDDEEDDDLVRKKRQAEDEDDYEDDEDDEEDDYLVRKKRQFKAEVQGHHGSGGKGYRADLGYSKSFNNGRTSVDVGGYQSGGSFGRDRGGYVGIKHRW, encoded by the exons ATGAAGGCGCCCGTGGTCATCGTCGGTTCCTtcctagtggtggtgatggtgtctgcCGTGGCCAACGCTGCACCATACTCGGAGGACCTGGATGTTCCAGATTACTTCGATGactttgatgatgatgagggatatcgcaagaggagagaggcagcggatgaggatgacgaggacgagggttatgacgaggacgaggacgacgaggaagatGACGGCTTCATTCGCAAGAAGAGACAGGCAGTGGATGAGGATGATTatgaggatgacgaggacgacgaggaagatGACGACCTCGTTCGCAAGAAGAGACGGgcagaggatgaggatgacgaggacgagggttATGACGAGGATGAGGACGACGAGGAAGATGACGACTTCGTTCGCAAGAAGAGACAGGCAGTGGATGAGGATGATTatgaggatgacgaggacgacgaggaagatGACGACTTCGTTCGCAAGAAGAGACAggcagaggatgaggatgattatgaggatgacgaggacgacgaggaagatGACGACTTCGTTCGCAAGAAGAGACAggcagaggatgaggatgattatgaggatgacgaggacgacgaggaagatGACGACCTCGTTCGCAAGAAGAGACAggcagaggatgaggatgattatGAGGATGACGAAGACGACGAGGAAGATGACTACCTAGTTCGCAagaagagacagttcaaggccgAAGTACAAGGACACCATGG ATCAGGCGGAAAAGGCTACAGAGCTGATCTTGGCTACAGCAAGAGCTTCAACAATGGCCGCACATCGGTTGACGTCGGAGGCTACCAGTCAGGGGGTTCCTTTGGCCG GGACAGAGGCGGTTATGTCGGAATCAAACACAGATGGTAA
- the LOC126997568 gene encoding uncharacterized protein LOC126997568 has product MNSQSFVNAGTMKAPVVIVGSFLVVVMVSAVANATPSWKDPDVPDYFDDFDVDDEGYRKKREAADEDVSEDDEDDDEDDEEDDYLVRKKRQFKAEVEGHRGSGGKGYRASLGYSKSFNNGRTSVDAGGYQSGGSFGRDRGGYVGIKHRW; this is encoded by the exons ATGAACAGTCAGTCATTCGTAAACGCTGGCACCATGAAGGCGCCCGTGGTCATCGTCGGTTCCTtcctagtggtggtgatggtgtctgcCGTGGCCAATGCTACACCATCCTGGAAGGACCCGGATGTTCCAGATTACTTCGATGActttgatgttgatgatgaaggATATCGCAAGAAGAGAGAGGCAGCGGATGAGGATGTTTCTGAGGATGACGAGGACGACGATGAGGACGACGAGGAAGATGACTACCTCGTTCGTAagaagagacagttcaaggccgAAGTAGAAGGACACCGTGG ATCAGGCGGAAAAGGCTACAGAGCTAGTCTTGGCTACAGCAAGAGCTTCAACAATGGCCGCACATCGGTTGACGCCGGAGGCTACCAGTCAGGGGGATCCTTTGGCCG GGACAGAGGCGGTTATGTCGGAATCAAACACAGATGGTAA
- the LOC126997570 gene encoding uncharacterized protein LOC126997570 isoform X1 has protein sequence MKITVFSGPLLLVAVLAVPWVAAAPLESASEDDDVNAALEAFLDQNPSVAEDLYPKLVNAANYVTLSLDEDVVLDLVENYMKDVAAHVIADQLEESEKEEEEAEAEEAQEEHARQKRQTSVTGAINSSRNPFGRSIGGSATVNHAWDNGRHSLSGTVGGQRDSISGVGRFNSYNAGVGYNFNPNKRTSIGVNAHKSWTPAGNSHGFGLSFTHKFGR, from the exons ATGAAGATCACGGTTTTTAGCGGTCCTCTCCTGCTGGTGGCGGTGCTGGCGGTGCCTTGGGTTGCAGCTGCTCCTCTTGAATCTGCTTCTGAGGATGATGATGTGAATGCGGCGCTGGAGGCGTTCCTTGACCAGAACCCGTCCGTGGCAGAAGACCTCTACCCAAAGCTGGTGAACGCGGCGAACTACGTCACCCTCAGCCTCGACGAGGACGTTGTCTTGGACTTGGTGGAGAATTATATGAAGGACGTGGCTGCCCATGTGATCGCGGACCAGCTTGAGGaatcagagaaggaagaggaagaggctgaagcTGAGGAGGCCCAGGAGGAGCACGCACGGCAAAAGAGGCAGACCAGTGTGACTGGAGCCATTAACAGCTCCAGAAATCCATT TGGACGGTCCATCGGGGGTTCGGCCACTGTGAACCACGCCTGGGACAACGGACGCCACTCTCTCAGCGGCACTGTCGGAGGCCAAAGGGACTCGATCTCTGG GGTGGGCAGATTCAACAGCTACAACGCCGGGGTGGGCTACAACTTCAACCCCAACAAAAGAACCTCCATCGGTGTCAACGCCCACAAGAGTTGGACGCCCGCCGGGAA CTCACACGGCTTCGGTCTCAGCTTCACCCACAAGTTCGGCCGCTAA
- the LOC126997570 gene encoding uncharacterized protein LOC126997570 isoform X2: protein MKITVFSGPLLLVAVLAVPWVAAAPLESASEDDDVNAALEAFLDQNPSVAEDLYPKLVNAANYVTLSLDEDVVLDLVENYMKDVAAHVIADQLEESEKEEEEAEAEEAQEEHARQKRQTSVTGAINSSRNPLVGRFNSYNAGVGYNFNPNKRTSIGVNAHKSWTPAGNSHGFGLSFTHKFGR from the exons ATGAAGATCACGGTTTTTAGCGGTCCTCTCCTGCTGGTGGCGGTGCTGGCGGTGCCTTGGGTTGCAGCTGCTCCTCTTGAATCTGCTTCTGAGGATGATGATGTGAATGCGGCGCTGGAGGCGTTCCTTGACCAGAACCCGTCCGTGGCAGAAGACCTCTACCCAAAGCTGGTGAACGCGGCGAACTACGTCACCCTCAGCCTCGACGAGGACGTTGTCTTGGACTTGGTGGAGAATTATATGAAGGACGTGGCTGCCCATGTGATCGCGGACCAGCTTGAGGaatcagagaaggaagaggaagaggctgaagcTGAGGAGGCCCAGGAGGAGCACGCACGGCAAAAGAGGCAGACCAGTGTGACTGGAGCCATTAACAGCTCCAGAAATCCATT GGTGGGCAGATTCAACAGCTACAACGCCGGGGTGGGCTACAACTTCAACCCCAACAAAAGAACCTCCATCGGTGTCAACGCCCACAAGAGTTGGACGCCCGCCGGGAA CTCACACGGCTTCGGTCTCAGCTTCACCCACAAGTTCGGCCGCTAA